In Oryza sativa Japonica Group chromosome 1, ASM3414082v1, the genomic stretch CTCAACCTCACCGGGTCGTTCCCGGCGGCGTTGTGCCGCCTCCCGCGCGTCGCGAGCATCGACCTGAGCTACAACTACATCGGCCCCAACCTGAGCTCCGACGCCGTCGCGCCGTGCAAGGCGCTCCGGCGGCTCGACCTGTCGATGAACGCGCTCGTCGGCCCGCTCCCCGACGCGCTCGCGGCCCTCCCGGAGCTCGTGTACCTCAAGCTCGACAGCAACAACTTCTCCGGCCCGATACCGGAGTCGTTCGGCCGGTTCAAGAAGCTCGAGTCGCTCTCCCTCGTCTACAACCTGCTCGGCGGCGAGGTCCCGCCGTTCCTCGGCGGCGTGTCCACGCTCCGGGAGCTCAACCTGTCCTACAACCCGTTCGTGGCGGGGCCCGTGCCCGCCGAGCTCGGCAACCTCTCCGCTCTGCGCGTGCTCTGGCTCGCCGGCTGCAACCTCATCGGCGCCATCCCGGCGTCTCTCGGCAGGCTCGGCAACCTCACGGACCTCGACTTGTCGACGAACGCGCTCACCGGCTCGATACCGCCGGAGATTACGCGGCTGACGAGCGTCGTGCAGATCGAGCTGTACAACAACTCGCTCACTGGGCCGATTCCCGTGGGGTTCGGCAAGCTCGCGGAGCTCCAGGGCGTGGACCTCGCCATGAACAGGCTCAACGGCGCCATCCCGGATGACTTCTTCGAGGCGCCGAAGCTGGAGAGCGTGCACCTGTACGCCAACTCGCTGACGGGGCCCGTGCCGGAGTCGGTGGCGAAGGCGGCGTCGCTCGTCGAGCTGCGGCTGTTCGCCAACCGGCTGAACGGCACGCTGCCGGCCGACCTCGGCAAGAACAGCCCTCTGGTGTGCGTGGACATGTCCGACAACTCCATCTCCGGCGAGATCCCGCCGGCGATATGCGACCGCGGCGAGCTCGAGGAGCTTCTTATGCTCGACAATAAGCTCTCCGGTCGCATCCCCGACGGGCTCGGGCGTTGCCGGAGGCTGCGGCGGGTGCGGCTGTCGAACAACAGGCTCGACGGCGACGTGCCCGCCGCGGTCTGGGGCCTGCCGCACATGTCGCTGCTCGAGCTCAACGACAACCAGCTCAccggagtgatctctccggtcATCGGCGGCGCGGCCAACCTGTCCAAGCTGGTGCTGTCCAATAACCGGCTAACTGGTAGCATCCCGCCGGAAATTGGCTCGGCCTCGAAGCTGTACGAGCTCTCCGCCGACGGCAACATGCTCTCCGGCCCGCTCCCTGGGTCTCTTGGCGGCCTCGAAGAGCTCGGCCGGCTTGTTCTCCGGAACAACTCGTTGTCAGGTCAGCTGCTCCGGGGAATCAATTCTTGGAAGAAGCTTAGTGAGCTCAACCTCGCCGACAATGGCTTTACCGGAGCAATTCCAGCAGAGCTCGGCGATTTGCCGGTGCTGAACTACCTTGACCTCTCCGGCAACCGTCTCACCGGTGAGGTACCAATGCAATTGGAGAATCTGAAGCTGAACCAGTTCAATGTCTCCAATAACCAGCTCAGTGGCGCGCTTCCGCCACAGTATGCGACGGCGGCATATCGAAGCAGCTTCTTGGGCAACCCGGGGTTATGTGGAGATAATGCCGGTCTATGTGCCAATTCACAGGGAGGTCCTAGATCCCGCGCTGGCTTCGCCTGGATGATGCGCTCAATTTTCATATTTGCGGCTGTTGTTCTGGTTGCTGGAGTTGCGTGGTTCTACTGGAGGTACCGGAGCTTCAACAATTCTAAGCTAAGTGCCGACCGTTCGAAATGGTCATTGACATCATTCCACAAGCTCTCATTCAGCGAGTATGAGATCCTGGATTGTCTTGATGAGGATAATGTGATTGGTAGTGGCGCATCCGGGAAAGTGTATAAGGCAGTGCTCAGCAATGGTGAGGTGGTTGCCGTTAAGAAGCTTTGGGGGTTAAAGAAGGGGACGGATGTTGAGAACGGGGGTGAAGGATCCACAGCTGACAACAGCTTTGAGGCGGAGGTGAAGACTCTTGGCAAGATTCGCCACAAGAACATTGTCAAGCTCTGGTGTAGCTGCACGCACAATGACACCAAGTTGCTGGTGTACGAGTACATGCCCAATGGTAGCCTAGGAGATGTGCTACACAGCAGCAAGGCTGGTTTGCTGGATTGGTCGACGCGGTACAAGATTGCTCTGGATGCAGCGGAGGGGTTATCCTATCTTCACCATGACTACGTCCCTGCGATCGTCCATAGGGATGTCAAGTCGAACAACATCCTCTTGGATGCTGAATTCGGTGCCCGTGTTGCAGACTTTGGGGTTGCCAAAGTGGTAGAAGCCACTGTCCGGGGCCCCAAGTCGATGTCAGTGATCGCGGGTTCATGTGGTTACATTGCACCTGGTAAGTCTCACTAATTATTTTAGATGTAAGTTTCAGTTAGTCCTTTAGAATTGTGAATCTGATGTACTTGTTTTGTGCAGAGTATGCATACACACTCCGCGTCAATGAGAAGAGCGACATATACAGCTTCGGAGTGGTTCTTCTTGAGCTCGTGACAGGGAAACCGCCAGTCGATCCAGAGTTCGGCGAGAAGGACCTGGTGAAGTGGGTGTGCAGCACAATTGATCAGAAGGGGGTAGAACATGTCCTCGACAGCAAACTCGACATGACCTTCAAGGATGAGATCAACAGGGTGCTGAACATCGCCCTCCTCTGCTCGAGCTCCCTACCGATCAACCGCCCGGCGATGCGCAGGGTGGTCAAGATGCTGCAAGAAGTGCGCGCCGAGGCCACAAGGCCAAGGCTGGAGAAGGACGGCAAGCTGTCGCCATACTACTACGAGGACACCTCCGATCAAGGGAGCAGCGTGTAAAGGTAAAAACCCCCAAAAGAGAAGAAGATGACAATAGGCCAATAGCTGCTTCCATGAATCTTCTCCCATGGCTTGTAGAGCTGTAGCTAGGTAGGAAAGCTGCAATCATAACCCAGTCGTGTCCAAAATTCTATAGTTGCTGATTTTGAGCGCTGAAtttgctcgccgccgacgccggcctccGACAGCACGGTTAACTCTGGAGCTGTGCACTCCAGTCCGGCAATGGAGGACAGTAAGCTGGTGGGTGCCCGGTGTTCTTGGTTGTCCTTGCTGTATGTGGACCGTGCCATTGATGCCGGTAGGGCAGATCGCTCGTCTGCTGTCCATCGAGAGAAGAAAAGTCTGTGACGGAATCAAATGTAGGTGTGTACTGTAATTAGTACTGCTACTTTGCCTTTTCTCCTGAGATAAGCTAGGAGTATTGTTCAAGGCTCATGGTGATGGCCCATGGGGTGGTTGGATCAAGTATTTCCTGCTCTTCAACTCAGCAGGAGAGATGGAAATACTAATGCAAACGAGTGAATGAATGAATCTGACCTCTTTATTacgagtactactagtactaatcCATGTTTGCTGTTTGCTTCTGAACCTTTTATCCTCAACAAAAATGATGCGCCATTTTTATACGGATCAATCATTCGACTACTCCATGCTGCCCGTTGCTGTACCATTACAGTACACGTCGCAGTTTGGATTGGCATTTGGCAAGCTGTTCGAATCTCACAGGAGCCGGGTTTGGCGCCGTGTCAAGAGCTTCTATGCGTTTTCAATGCGCGGGCGCTCATCAATGGGGCTCGCTGCTGTCGGTTGCGCGATGGATACGACAGTGGCACGAGGGTTTTGTTTACTGGAGTGATTAGATTGGACAGCAGCAAGTGTATGGGGGGTTTGTCTCGGCCAGCGCGTCGCCTTTCGGTTCAGGCGCTTTGGAGGTTGGATTTCGAGTTGTTCGCATCGAAGAGGTCATGTGGAGATGGAAACCAGAGCAGTGTTGTGTTGCGACCGTGTTTTGAGCTGTTGTTTCTACGATGCCATCTGGGGTCTCTGGTGTTCCAGATGCTTGGGATGGGTTTGGTTCGGTGTAGGAGCCCGTGCTGGAGTGACCCTGAAGTCTCCGTGGCACGCCGTGCTGTCTCTCGGCGAATCTGTTGTGCTTGGCGCCGCTGCGGAACCGAGAAGGCGTTGTGGTGTGGGCTGCTCGTTGAACATGGGCCGTGTCTGTTCGGCGTTGGGCTGAGATTGATCCAGAACGCCATGCGGGCCATGTTGTATGGGCCACCACAATGGCCACCGGTGTCCTGACACGAGGTCCAGAACTGGGGGAAGATTTCTACTGGGCCGAGCAGGCGATCACGCATGCCGCGGAGCTAGCTGAGACCGCGACAGcctctcccgcccgcgcgcgcgcacgaacTCCCCGCATCGCGCGCCTTTCCCCTGCGAATTCGTGCACTCGCGAGTCGCGAGCGTCTCGCTCGCTCTTCACCGGTCCACGGTCCTCTCGCTGCCATGCACTGATGCACCGGGCGCACGCAGCGCCGGGCCTTGCTCGCATCGCATCGCAGGAGTAGTAGTGTGGTAGACGACGCGGATTGGTTGGGCGCGTTCAATCACCAACTGACAAAGGCTGCGGCGAGCCTGCCACACCTTTCGCCGCGAATCTTTCCGTTCACGTCGCctccctttctcctcttcggctcTCCGCCCCTCTCCGCACGCAGCCACGAAACGGCAATCGCGAAAGCTCGCCGGTCACCGCTCCTCCTCCTGGCCTTCTCTCCTCAAAAACCCTAGCTCCTCCGCCTCTTCTACTAGTCCtagtcctctcctctcctctctctctctctctctctctctccccccatcTCCCGGAGCTCGCACCAAGCAGCTGTGCGGCGTCATCTGAGCGAGCTCGAATGGGGCCTCCTCTTCTGCCGTCGACGTCGTGGGTGATCCTGAGCCGGGAGGTGTACgcgtgcggcgacggcgacggcggcggcggcgggatcccCCTACCGGAGGGCGCCGACCTCGCCCTcgagctcgccgcgccgccgcgcgtctCGAAGCTCGCCGTGTCCCGGCGCATCACGCCGGCCAAGGTGAGCCCCTTTGCCAAGTGGAAGTCCTTCGTCATCGCGATCGACCCCTCTGCGgggctcgtcctcctcctcgcgccgccgcccccaggACCTGGTCCCGGTGAGCTGCGGTCCTTCACCGACGCCGACGGCAAGGTGCACACGTACCACGTCACCACCATGCCGACCCAGCGCTACTTCGTCTGCGACATCGCCGCCCGCACCGCCTACTACCTCCCCGACCCTGAGGGATGCGTCTTCAACAACGATCTGAGCATCATCGCCGCGCCAGGAGGTGGGGGAAAGTACCTGGTCGTCGAGTTCAAGTTCATCGTTGGCGGCGACAAGGCCACCCTCCTCTGCTTCTCGTCCGAGACCGGCCTGTGGGAGAAGAAGCCCGTCAACAACCCCCTGCCCCGCTGGATCTGGAGATGCTTCGACGTCGGTTCCTACGCCGGCAAGCTCTACTGGGTGGACACCGCGGCGGGCCTCCTCTTCTGCGACCCGTTCGTCGACGAGCCGCACATGGAGTACGTCCCGCTCCCCAGGGTCGAGCTCCCGCCAGAACACGACGAGGACTGCCACGGCTGCGACTACTGCGCCGAGAGAGCGTTCGTCTCCCGCCGCTGCGTGCGGCTGAGCGACGGCAAGTTCAGGTGCGTGGACATAGGCTCTGCAAGCGACGGTGCCGGTGCTACTACCAAGGTCTCCATGCACACGCTGGTTGATCCAGGGAGGCAGGGACCAAGGTGTGGACGCTTGAGTACGCCGTGAGCTTCGCCGACCTCTGGGCCAGCGAGAGCTACAAGGCGGCTGGGCTGCCGGAGAAGGCCCCGGTGCTCGCGCTCGTCCACCCCAAGAACCCCGACGTGGTGTACTTCTTCGTGGAGGACCAGCTCGTCGGGGAAGAAAATTTGGTAAGACTGAAGTCTTACGCTCCTGCGAAAGACTTAATCTCTTGTGCGACACGTGTCCTGTCACAATCTCAAAGCAGATAACTCCCTCAAACCTCCTTAACGATACGGCACGTCGTCGTTAGCACTTAGCACACGAGAAGACGACGGGCATGGCGCAGCTGCGGGGAGATGGACGAGCACGATGAGAGATATGACTCCTCGATGGAGTGCTGACGGCCCGACGCCGGTGATGCCTGAGGAACAATAGTGGTGGCGGTGAAAGCCCCGACGCCGGTGGCCCTGCGGTAGCTAGGGTAGCGACATGAGGCTGAAGCTCCCACGCCGGCGATGCCTGAGGGACAGTGCATGGTGGCATATGCCGCGGCTGCGGCAGCGGCCTAAGACATTGAACGATACGGCAATGATTCCTAACAGTTGCATCTGCACCATACATACAGTGAGCTCATATGGTGATTAGATAAATTAAGTACAGAGCTCTACTATTGAAGCTCCGATAATAAACTTGACTATTGGTGATTATATAAATTGGGAATTAAGATAACAAGCTCCAACAGTGAAGTAGAACAAGAAGAACAAACTTGAGCACTCAGTTCAGAATTTCATCAGATTAGATTAGAAGATGTCTTATAATATCCATATGCAAAAACACAAAATAACAAGACAACAGAACTTGCAGAGAAGCTGATGCTTGTGTCTGACAAAGTGAAAACTCAAAATGGTTCTAACTCATCGGCGCCGGGCCGCCAGCACTCCATGGAGGAGCACCGGTTCATCTCCCGCGCCGCGCTCGTCCATCTCCCCGTAGCCGCGCGCGCTGCGTCTGTCTTCTCGCGTGCTAACGGCGTTAGGTTGTATCGTTAAGAGGGTTTGAGGGAGTTATCTGCTTTGAGATTGTAACAGAACACGTGTCGCACAAGAGATTAAGTTTTTCGCGGGAGCGTAAGACTTCAGTCTCACCAAATTTTCTTccgctcgtcggcgtcgaccTGCGCGCGAAGGAGGTCCTGGAGTATGAGACCCACAAGATGACCGTGCCGGAGAACGCCCGTGTGTTTCCTTACGGCCTTCTTCCAATGGTGCTCCCGCCCGCGCTCTCCGCAGGTAATTGTTTCGTGCGCTCAACACTTCCTTGATACTACTAGTGCTCATCTTGTCAATGTTCTTAAATCTGCTAATTAGAACGGGACATAGTACTAGGGTAGTgtggtttcaactttcaagtacTGCTCCTATTGGTCGTGTAGTGACAGTATTGAGCAACTTTATACCAGTATGTCCTAGCTATTATGTCCGCTTTGCGCGCATTTGATCTCATGGTTTGATTGGCTAGTTTTTGTGTTCAGTGTTCCATGTTGATTGATGTGTCTGTGCCGTGTGTATATAAGACTGCTTTTCATGGTACCGACCTGTTGTGAATTCTGAGCAGTATGCGCGTTCAGTAAATTTTGATGAATTGGTGTGTTCAGTTTGCGTTTAATCCCAAATAATTGGAGTTCATTTGAGTTTCTTGCCTACCTATTTGGCCATTCATATGTTGATCTTGATGGTTCCTGAAATTCAttaaattttgacaaatttggTCTAGAACTTTTATTTATGGTGTTTGTTTGCATAAACatttgcacatatatatatgcattacTCGGTATGATAAAAAGTTCAGTTCTGCTGCTTAATTCATACCCACTGTCCGCATGAACCGTGTAATATGTGTCATGTATAATTACGCATCTTGCATCCATACGCTGAAATTGCAATACATTCATTTTGTTCATGTAAAGAACATTTATGTTGCCCTGAATTTTTCTGAATGTACTAACAAGGTGGTAAGACACTAAGACCTATCACTGAGAGCAATATGCACAATTGTACACATGGTATTGAAGATGGATACATATAAAAACATCAATTCATGTTTTCTTTTACATTCATCACTTAAACCTTCCTGCTAGTAGTTTCTTTTGCTGTATCCTGTTATTCCTGACATTTGCACCAACTTCTTGCAGCAGTCTCAGATTATTATTTCCTCTTGCTCTTCATATTCTCTTATTCATATATGTGAATATTATTTCCTGATAACCATATGGCACTTTTTAGGGCAAGATTATTACCACTTCAATTCCTATCACTCAAATCAAGTTGTTCTATCAGTTATCGCTTCCTCTTCTTTTTATCCTATAATAACAGAAATTTGTGTAGTTTTTATCAAACCATGCAAATGCACTTTTAGGGCAAGATTATTAGTACCACTTCCTGTCA encodes the following:
- the LOC4326367 gene encoding receptor-like protein kinase HSL1, producing MGSGSLLLSLLLVLVVVNVGVAVNQDGLSLLDARRALAAPDGALADWNARDATPCSWTGVSCDAGVGGGAVTGISLAGLNLTGSFPAALCRLPRVASIDLSYNYIGPNLSSDAVAPCKALRRLDLSMNALVGPLPDALAALPELVYLKLDSNNFSGPIPESFGRFKKLESLSLVYNLLGGEVPPFLGGVSTLRELNLSYNPFVAGPVPAELGNLSALRVLWLAGCNLIGAIPASLGRLGNLTDLDLSTNALTGSIPPEITRLTSVVQIELYNNSLTGPIPVGFGKLAELQGVDLAMNRLNGAIPDDFFEAPKLESVHLYANSLTGPVPESVAKAASLVELRLFANRLNGTLPADLGKNSPLVCVDMSDNSISGEIPPAICDRGELEELLMLDNKLSGRIPDGLGRCRRLRRVRLSNNRLDGDVPAAVWGLPHMSLLELNDNQLTGVISPVIGGAANLSKLVLSNNRLTGSIPPEIGSASKLYELSADGNMLSGPLPGSLGGLEELGRLVLRNNSLSGQLLRGINSWKKLSELNLADNGFTGAIPAELGDLPVLNYLDLSGNRLTGEVPMQLENLKLNQFNVSNNQLSGALPPQYATAAYRSSFLGNPGLCGDNAGLCANSQGGPRSRAGFAWMMRSIFIFAAVVLVAGVAWFYWRYRSFNNSKLSADRSKWSLTSFHKLSFSEYEILDCLDEDNVIGSGASGKVYKAVLSNGEVVAVKKLWGLKKGTDVENGGEGSTADNSFEAEVKTLGKIRHKNIVKLWCSCTHNDTKLLVYEYMPNGSLGDVLHSSKAGLLDWSTRYKIALDAAEGLSYLHHDYVPAIVHRDVKSNNILLDAEFGARVADFGVAKVVEATVRGPKSMSVIAGSCGYIAPEYAYTLRVNEKSDIYSFGVVLLELVTGKPPVDPEFGEKDLVKWVCSTIDQKGVEHVLDSKLDMTFKDEINRVLNIALLCSSSLPINRPAMRRVVKMLQEVRAEATRPRLEKDGKLSPYYYEDTSDQGSSV
- the LOC107280821 gene encoding uncharacterized protein translates to MGPPLLPSTSWVILSREVYACGDGDGGGGGIPLPEGADLALELAAPPRVSKLAVSRRITPAKVSPFAKWKSFVIAIDPSAGLVLLLAPPPPGPGPGELRSFTDADGKVHTYHVTTMPTQRYFVCDIAARTAYYLPDPEGCVFNNDLSIIAAPGGGGKYLVVEFKFIVGGDKATLLCFSSETGLWEKKPVNNPLPRWIWRCFDVGSYAGKLYWVDTAAGLLFCDPFVDEPHMEYVPLPRVELPPEHDEDCHGCDYCAERAFVSRRCVRLSDGKFRCVDIGSASDGAGATTKVSMHTLVDPGRQGPRCGRLSTP